From the genome of Vanessa atalanta chromosome 30, ilVanAtal1.2, whole genome shotgun sequence, one region includes:
- the LOC125075179 gene encoding heart- and neural crest derivatives-expressed protein 2 isoform X1: MSSYGSTSPSDEGFERYEPPFYCPPSHQGSPMDGGVYWPANSEAHEFDAQDMYHDSSHYISRNYGYDEMQLSSNEPYEIYHSNMIHHNFTQNNPGMDCEMQTLPRYDRAPPSFVRVVKRRTTANKKERRRTQSINTAFTDLRECIPNVPPDTKLSKMVRPRSQSINTAFSKLRDRIPSVLPDTKMTKIKTLRLATSYISYLLKVLETDGEPAGGFRAELHHTPPRRRNAEHTSQNSSEKKGKGRTGWPQHVWALELKSEQNLQT; the protein is encoded by the exons ATGTCGAGTTACGGCAGTACTTCACCATCGGACGAAGGTTTCGAGAGGTACGAGCCACCATTCTACTGTCCTCCATCACATCAAG GTAGTCCAATGGACGGTGGCGTGTACTGGCCGGCGAATAGCGAAGCTCATGAGTTCGATGCCCAGGATATGTACCATGACAGTAGCCATTACATTAGCAGGAATTATG gTTACGATGAAATGCAACTATCAAGCAACGAGCCATACGAAATCTATCACAGTAATATGATACATCATAATTTTACGCAAAATAATCCAG GTATGGACTGTGAAATGCAAACATTGCCGCGCTACGATCGAGCGCCGCCATCTTTTGTCAGAGTTGTCAAACGGAGAACAACAGCCAATAAGAAGGAGAGGCGACGAACTCAAAGCATCAACACTGCTTTCACCGATTTGAGGGAGTGTATACCAAACGTACCCCCAGACACAAAACTATCCAAG ATGGTGCGACCGAGATCGCAGAGCATCAATACAGCGTTCTCTAAGCTTAGAGATCGCATCCCAAGCGTCCTACCTGACACAAAGATGACTAAG ATTAAAACGCTCCGCCTCGCCACCTCTTACATCTCCTATCTCCTGAAAGTCCTGGAGACGGACGGAGAGCCAGCGGGTGGGTTTAGAGCTGAGTTACATCACACCCCCCCGAGGAGGAGAAACGCTGAGCACACGTCACAG aactcTTCAGAAAAGAAAGGCAAAGGACGCACCGGTTGGCCTCAACACGTCTGGGCGTTAGAATTAAAAAGCGAACAGAATTTGCAAACATAA
- the LOC125075179 gene encoding heart- and neural crest derivatives-expressed protein 2 isoform X2 — MSSYGSTSPSDEGFERYEPPFYCPPSHQGSPMDGGVYWPANSEAHEFDAQDMYHDSSHYISRNYGYDEMQLSSNEPYEIYHSNMIHHNFTQNNPGMDCEMQTLPRYDRAPPSFVRVVKRRTTANKKERRRTQSINTAFTDLRECIPNVPPDTKLSKIKTLRLATSYISYLLKVLETDGEPAGGFRAELHHTPPRRRNAEHTSQNSSEKKGKGRTGWPQHVWALELKSEQNLQT; from the exons ATGTCGAGTTACGGCAGTACTTCACCATCGGACGAAGGTTTCGAGAGGTACGAGCCACCATTCTACTGTCCTCCATCACATCAAG GTAGTCCAATGGACGGTGGCGTGTACTGGCCGGCGAATAGCGAAGCTCATGAGTTCGATGCCCAGGATATGTACCATGACAGTAGCCATTACATTAGCAGGAATTATG gTTACGATGAAATGCAACTATCAAGCAACGAGCCATACGAAATCTATCACAGTAATATGATACATCATAATTTTACGCAAAATAATCCAG GTATGGACTGTGAAATGCAAACATTGCCGCGCTACGATCGAGCGCCGCCATCTTTTGTCAGAGTTGTCAAACGGAGAACAACAGCCAATAAGAAGGAGAGGCGACGAACTCAAAGCATCAACACTGCTTTCACCGATTTGAGGGAGTGTATACCAAACGTACCCCCAGACACAAAACTATCCAAG ATTAAAACGCTCCGCCTCGCCACCTCTTACATCTCCTATCTCCTGAAAGTCCTGGAGACGGACGGAGAGCCAGCGGGTGGGTTTAGAGCTGAGTTACATCACACCCCCCCGAGGAGGAGAAACGCTGAGCACACGTCACAG aactcTTCAGAAAAGAAAGGCAAAGGACGCACCGGTTGGCCTCAACACGTCTGGGCGTTAGAATTAAAAAGCGAACAGAATTTGCAAACATAA
- the LOC125075169 gene encoding uncharacterized protein LOC125075169: protein MSESNDSLDVLCKGVSELTVLSFRKLDDVKRLAKHFHKVINDPVTQQSAVVLRYLKNLDETHRKIFLKKREGVEVEYIFTTEKKSSLQRQRFNSLPVSDVPDILKTEFSIAETAKQSHICTDCQVEIELNDDEPLLESLQKHFNLDVHLPKLKRESIDVAEPIILPKMSRRLSAMECGDNPGQSIEHIIQLVKPMEKLEKTFLSKLEASLIRYLPDNSEASIDAAIKFYQTVYDKLCQDMMSIDFSTQASSVAPIIMSIKDNVNQNFAADANKNFDNDDGDQNNDRPLKNQVKKYRYYGPIENLIVKLLTNHKLLTLVDDRTGKLAFFCMACEYYTLRFRYDSVLNHVFSETHIHNLACILESDENIPQFAKNEPTIEKIKNFNTYMTKQFLCDYGRTRDQMQEYCTLCKVALETNEKLILHILDENHLSRLSDKLYRKMKTKNLDGPVPDEWGPKSLDWAKFLASVGKPLNNRDHVVIENFIKPSGKIANYCSCCDMTLRGPRQVLFNHIRQKKHLRNAAPHKLSLLYKNQCRPAEYFASFGNYYVCAICPSYIALPSFAATVEHFESTLHIETISKLINSALNSDYDKKLLDMNKIIVNDGFKCELCDVTFADIRETITHILSNFEHQNLMVEARVKANKADIISIYMQGNYVLHSEGATFTCVPCKGVFNSIRSLLFHLVYAEHFNHKPTAENVFRFYLELKHNVNMLSRNKYVYYDFGKLKCGVCDSDVDEGENAKRHVLSPRHRDNMGASYVNINLDASAME, encoded by the coding sequence ATGTCCGAATCAAATGACAGTTTGGATGTTTTATGCAAAGGCGTGTCCGAACTCACCGTTCTTTCATTCCGGAAGCTTGACGATGTGAAACGATTGGCCAAGCATTTCCACAAGGTCATCAATGATCCCGTCACTCAACAGAGTGCCGTTGTTTTGCGTTATTTGAAAAACTTGGACGAGACTCACCGTAAGATATTTCTCAAGAAACGTGAGGGTGTTGAAGTTGAGTATATATTTACGACTGAGAAGAAGAGCAGCTTGCAGAGGCAGCGTTTCAACAGCTTGCCTGTCAGCGATGTGCCAGACATACTTAAAACTGAATTCTCGATCGCGGAGACAGCAAAACAAAGCCATATATGCACGGACTGTCAGGTCGAAATCGAGTTAAATGATGACGAACCGCTACTGGAATCTCTTCAGAAACACTTCAATCTTGATGTCCATTTACCCAAGTTGAAAAGGGAGAGCATTGATGTGGCTGAACCAATTATTTTGCCAAAAATGTCAAGGCGTCTCTCCGCTATGGAGTGCGGTGATAACCCCGGACAAAGCATCgaacatattatacaattagtgaagCCGATGGAGAAGTTGGAGAAGACATTCCTTAGTAAGCTGGAGGCGTCGTTGATCAGATACTTGCCGGATAACTCCGAAGCAAGCATTGACGCAGCCATAAAGTTCTATCAGACGGTGTACGATAAGCTCTGCCAAGATATGATGTCGATTGATTTTTCAACTCAAGCGAGCTCTGTCGCCCCGATAATTATGAGCATTAAGGACAATGTGAATCAGAATTTCGCAGCTGACGCTAATAAAAATTTCGACAATGATGATGGTGACCAAAACAACGATAGACCGCTCAAGAACCAAGTTAAGAAATATCGTTACTACGGACCTATAGAGAACTTAATAGTTAAGCTATTGACGAACCATAAACTATTGACTCTAGTTGATGATCGTACAGGGAAACTTGCTTTTTTTTGCATGGCCTgtgaatattatactttaagatTTCGTTATGACAGTGTCTTAAACCATGTGTTTAGTGAGACGCACATACACAACCTCGCTTGCATTTTAGAATCAGACGAAAATATACCGCAGTTCGCTAAAAATGAACCGACAATCGAAAAGATTAAGAACTTCAACACCTATATGACGAAGCAGTTTTTATGTGATTATGGAAGGACACGTGATCAAATGCAGGAATATTGCACTCTTTGCAAGGTCGCTCTTGAAACGAATGAAAAATTAATCTTGCACATATTGGACGAGAATCATCTATCTCGACTATCAGATAAGTTGTACCGGAAGATGAAAACGAAGAATCTTGACGGCCCTGTGCCTGATGAATGGGGCCCCAAAAGTTTGGATTGGGCGAAGTTTTTGGCCAGTGTCGGCAAACCTCTGAACAATCGCGATCATGTTGTGATCGAGAATTTTATAAAGCCGTCTGGGAAGATCGCTAATTACTGTTCCTGTTGTGACATGACCTTACGCGGTCCAAGACAAGTTTTGTTCAATCACATCCGCCAAAAGAAACATTTGCGCAACGCGGCACCGCACAAATTATCGCTGTTGTACAAAAATCAGTGCCGTCCAGCCGAATACTTCGCAAGCTTCGGCAATTATTACGTTTGCGCTATTTGTCCAAGTTACATCGCTCTGCCGTCATTCGCGGCGACTGTCGAACACTTCGAGAGCACGCTGCACATCGAGACGATATCGAAGTTGATAAATTCGGCCCTAAATTCTGACTACGATAAGAAATTGTtggatatgaataaaataatcgtaaACGATGGCTTTAAATGCGAATTATGCGATGTAACATTCGCTGATATTAGAGAAACAATAACGCACATCCTATCGAACTTCGAGCATCAGAATTTGATGGTCGAAGCGAGAGTCAAAGCGAACAAAGCTGATATTATCAGCATATATATGCAAGGGAATTATGTACTGCATAGCGAAGGCGCGACGTTCACTTGCGTTCCGTGCAAAGGCGTTTTTAATTCCATAAGATCGTTGCTCTTCCATTTGGTATACGCGGAGCACTTCAACCATAAGCCGACAGCTGAGAACGTCTTTCGtttttatttggaattaaaGCACAACGTCAATATGCTGTCGAGGAATAAATACGTCTACTATGATTTTGGTAAACTGAAGTGCGGTGTCTGTGATTCGGATGTCGATGAAGGGGAAAACGCGAAACGCCACGTTTTGTCGCCTCGCCACCGGGATAATATGGGGGCCAGTtacgttaatattaatttagatgcATCTGCTATGGAATGA